The Streptomyces sp. NBC_01197 genome window below encodes:
- a CDS encoding NAD-dependent epimerase/dehydratase family protein has protein sequence MPAPRTILLTGAAGGLGTLMRGLLPAYGYELRLLDAVPVEGEPAAITADLADKEALREAVRGVDAVIHLAGISLESSFDKILRANIEGTYNLYEAAREAGTGRIVFASSNHAVGYTPSPGSQVPAAPGTLIPIDTPRRPDTYYGLSKCFGEDLAQLYWDKFGQETVSVRIGSCFAEPTSVRMLSVWMSPQDGARLFHAALTADGVGHSVVYGSSANTRIWWDLSSARALGYEPQDDSEPYAAKLIAEQGELDPANPAHSHLGGPFLTDPPVWPR, from the coding sequence ATGCCCGCTCCCCGCACCATCCTGCTCACCGGAGCCGCCGGAGGCCTCGGCACCCTGATGCGGGGCCTGCTGCCCGCGTACGGCTATGAGCTGCGCCTCCTCGACGCCGTGCCGGTCGAGGGCGAACCCGCGGCCATCACCGCGGACCTGGCCGACAAGGAGGCGCTGCGCGAGGCGGTGCGGGGAGTCGACGCCGTCATTCATCTCGCCGGCATCTCCCTCGAGTCGTCCTTCGACAAGATCCTGCGGGCCAACATCGAGGGCACGTACAACCTCTACGAGGCGGCCCGCGAGGCGGGCACCGGACGGATCGTCTTCGCCTCGTCCAACCACGCGGTGGGCTACACCCCGAGCCCGGGAAGCCAAGTCCCGGCCGCTCCGGGCACGTTGATCCCGATCGACACCCCGCGCAGGCCGGACACGTACTACGGGCTCTCCAAGTGCTTCGGTGAGGATCTGGCGCAGCTGTACTGGGACAAGTTCGGCCAGGAGACCGTGTCCGTCCGGATCGGCTCCTGCTTCGCCGAGCCGACGTCCGTACGGATGCTCTCGGTCTGGATGAGCCCGCAGGACGGCGCGCGGCTCTTCCACGCGGCCCTGACCGCCGACGGCGTCGGCCACTCGGTGGTCTACGGCTCTTCGGCCAACACCCGTATCTGGTGGGACCTCTCGTCGGCGCGGGCGCTGGGGTACGAGCCGCAGGACGACTCCGAGCCGTACGCGGCGAAGCTCATCGCCGAACAGGGCGAGCTCGACCCGGCGAACCCGGCCCACTCCCACCTCGGCGGACCGTTCCTCACCGACCCGCCGGTCTGGCCGCGCTGA
- a CDS encoding ABC transporter substrate-binding protein — translation MRSPIRRRPRALLAQAASGALLISLSGCWTGAGGSGSGGDSINVLMVNNPQMTELQKLTAAHFTRQTGIRVNFTVLPENDVRDKISQDFANQAGQYDVATLSNYEIPIYARNGWLHDLGPYTAKDTAFDQKDILPALRESLTGDDKKLYGEPFYGESSMLMYRKDVFAQKHLTMPAHPTWQQVAALAAETDGAKPGMKGICLRGLPGWGELIAPLTTVVNTFGGTWFDKDWKARLDSPAFKQAVNFYVKLVREHGESGAAQSGFAECLNDLTQSKTAMWYDATSAAGSLESAKSPVKGKIGYAPAPVEKTDNSGWLYTWAWGIQKTSRNPDKAWKFISWASGKQYEELVGKESGWSDAPAGKRASTYTDPSYRKASAAFGDVTLNAIRSAKPGNPGVQPRPAPGIQFVGIPEFTDLGTKVSQEISAAIAGRKSVDSAIAASQRLAAKIAKEYEGR, via the coding sequence ATGCGAAGCCCGATCCGAAGGAGGCCGCGCGCACTGCTCGCGCAGGCCGCATCGGGGGCGCTGCTCATCAGCCTGTCCGGCTGCTGGACCGGCGCCGGAGGAAGCGGGTCCGGCGGGGACTCGATCAATGTGCTGATGGTCAACAACCCGCAGATGACGGAGTTGCAGAAGCTCACCGCCGCCCACTTCACCCGCCAGACGGGCATCAGGGTGAACTTCACCGTGCTGCCCGAGAACGACGTACGCGACAAGATCAGCCAGGACTTCGCCAACCAGGCGGGCCAGTACGACGTCGCGACGCTGTCCAACTACGAGATCCCGATCTACGCCAGGAACGGCTGGCTGCACGACTTGGGCCCGTACACGGCCAAGGACACCGCGTTCGACCAGAAGGACATCCTGCCCGCGCTGCGCGAGTCACTCACCGGGGACGACAAGAAGCTCTACGGCGAGCCGTTCTACGGCGAGTCGTCCATGCTGATGTACCGCAAGGACGTCTTCGCGCAGAAGCACCTGACCATGCCGGCGCACCCCACCTGGCAGCAGGTCGCCGCGCTCGCCGCCGAGACGGACGGCGCGAAACCGGGGATGAAGGGCATCTGCCTGCGCGGCCTGCCCGGCTGGGGCGAGCTGATCGCACCGCTGACCACCGTGGTCAACACCTTCGGCGGCACCTGGTTCGACAAGGACTGGAAGGCCAGGCTCGACTCCCCCGCCTTCAAGCAGGCGGTCAACTTCTACGTCAAGCTGGTCCGCGAGCACGGCGAGTCGGGGGCCGCGCAGTCCGGGTTCGCCGAGTGCCTCAACGACCTCACCCAGTCCAAGACCGCCATGTGGTACGACGCGACCTCCGCCGCCGGGTCGCTGGAATCGGCCAAGTCCCCGGTCAAGGGGAAGATCGGCTACGCACCCGCACCGGTCGAGAAGACGGACAACTCCGGATGGCTCTACACCTGGGCCTGGGGCATCCAGAAGACCTCCCGCAACCCCGACAAGGCCTGGAAGTTCATCTCCTGGGCTTCGGGCAAGCAGTACGAGGAGCTCGTCGGCAAGGAGAGCGGCTGGTCCGACGCCCCGGCCGGGAAGCGCGCGTCCACCTACACCGACCCGTCCTACCGCAAGGCGTCCGCCGCCTTCGGGGACGTCACGCTCAACGCCATCAGAAGTGCCAAGCCCGGCAACCCGGGGGTGCAGCCGCGCCCCGCGCCCGGTATCCAGTTCGTCGGCATACCCGAGTTCACGGACCTCGGCACCAAGGTCTCCCAGGAGATCAGCGCCGCCATCGCCGGGCGCAAGTCCGTCGATTCGGCCATCGCCGCATCCCAGCGGCTCGCCGCGAAGATCGCGAAGGAGTACGAGGGACGATGA
- a CDS encoding DeoR/GlpR family DNA-binding transcription regulator, producing the protein MSAEQRRSEIVRSARKAGSVDVTELSARLGVAKETVRRDLRALEDHGLVRRTHGGAYPVESAGFETTLDLRTTMHVPEKRRIAEAAAQLLGDAETVFIDEGFTPQLIAECLPHDRPLTVVTASLVTAGALALAERTTVLLLGGRLRSGTLATVDHWTTRMLSGFVIDLAFIGANGISREHGLTTPDPAVGEVKAQAVRAARRRVFAGNHTKFGASSFCRFAQVTDFETIVTSTLLPAPEAHRYSLLGPQVIRV; encoded by the coding sequence GTGAGCGCGGAGCAGCGCCGGAGTGAGATCGTCCGGTCCGCCCGGAAAGCGGGCTCGGTCGATGTCACCGAGCTGTCCGCACGGCTCGGCGTGGCCAAGGAGACGGTGCGCCGCGATCTGCGCGCGCTGGAGGACCACGGTCTGGTCCGGCGTACGCACGGCGGTGCCTACCCGGTGGAGAGCGCCGGCTTCGAGACCACGCTGGATTTACGGACGACGATGCACGTACCGGAGAAGCGGCGGATCGCCGAGGCGGCGGCCCAGCTGCTCGGCGACGCCGAAACGGTCTTCATCGACGAGGGGTTCACCCCGCAGCTGATCGCCGAGTGCCTGCCGCACGACCGCCCGCTGACCGTGGTCACCGCTTCCCTGGTGACGGCGGGGGCACTGGCGCTCGCCGAGCGGACGACGGTCCTGCTGCTCGGCGGCCGGCTGCGCTCGGGCACCCTGGCCACCGTCGACCACTGGACGACCCGGATGCTCTCCGGGTTCGTCATCGACCTGGCGTTCATCGGTGCCAACGGGATCTCCCGCGAACACGGTCTGACCACCCCCGACCCGGCGGTCGGCGAGGTCAAGGCGCAGGCGGTCAGGGCCGCGAGGCGCCGGGTGTTCGCGGGGAACCACACCAAGTTCGGTGCGTCGAGCTTCTGCCGGTTCGCCCAGGTGACCGACTTCGAGACCATCGTCACCAGCACCCTGCTGCCCGCACCCGAGGCGCACCGCTACTCCCTGCTGGGACCACAGGTCATCCGGGTCTGA
- a CDS encoding 5-dehydro-4-deoxyglucarate dehydratase: MSSAPLAGRLDGLLFFPVTPFGPDGAVDLDAFRAHVRSGIDSGAAAVFACCGTGEFHALGPEEFGEVVAAAVEVSAGRVPVVAGAGYGTALAVHFARTAQEAGADGLLAMPPYLVTAGQDGLIRHYTALAAATTLDVIVYQRDNAVFTPGTVVALAQVDGIIGLKDGHGDLDLMQRIISAVRTELPGRDFLYFNGLPTAELTALSYRAIGVTLYSSAVFCFAPDIALAFYRALRSGDDATANRLLDAFYRPLVELRNQRRGYAVSLIKAGVRLGGLDVGEVRPPLGEPSPEHIAQLAAITERGRAALAGPGERA, encoded by the coding sequence GTGTCCTCAGCCCCGCTCGCCGGCCGACTCGATGGTCTGCTGTTCTTCCCCGTGACTCCGTTCGGGCCGGACGGCGCCGTCGATCTCGATGCCTTCCGCGCGCACGTGCGCAGCGGCATCGACTCCGGCGCGGCCGCGGTCTTCGCCTGCTGCGGCACGGGCGAGTTCCACGCGCTCGGCCCGGAGGAGTTCGGCGAGGTCGTCGCCGCCGCGGTCGAGGTGAGCGCCGGCCGGGTGCCCGTCGTCGCCGGCGCCGGATACGGCACTGCGCTCGCGGTCCACTTCGCGAGGACCGCGCAGGAGGCGGGCGCCGACGGGCTGCTCGCCATGCCGCCGTACCTCGTCACGGCAGGCCAGGACGGTCTGATCCGCCACTACACGGCGCTCGCGGCGGCCACCACGCTCGACGTCATCGTCTACCAGCGCGACAACGCGGTGTTCACGCCCGGGACGGTCGTGGCCCTCGCCCAGGTCGACGGGATCATCGGGCTCAAGGACGGGCACGGCGACCTCGACCTGATGCAGCGCATCATCAGCGCGGTCCGCACCGAGCTGCCCGGCCGGGACTTCCTCTACTTCAACGGCCTGCCCACCGCCGAACTCACCGCCCTCTCCTACCGTGCCATCGGCGTCACGCTCTACTCGTCAGCGGTCTTCTGCTTCGCTCCGGACATCGCGCTCGCCTTCTACCGCGCGCTGCGCTCCGGTGACGACGCGACGGCGAACCGGCTGCTCGACGCCTTCTACCGGCCGCTCGTCGAGCTGCGCAACCAACGGCGCGGGTACGCGGTGTCGCTGATCAAGGCCGGGGTGCGGCTCGGCGGACTGGACGTCGGCGAGGTCCGCCCGCCGCTCGGTGAGCCGTCCCCCGAGCACATCGCCCAGCTCGCCGCCATCACCGAGCGGGGCCGCGCGGCCCTGGCGGGTCCGGGGGAGCGGGCGTGA